Part of the Thermanaerothrix sp. genome, GGGTACCCAGGTTTCCGCAATACCCAGAATTATACAAATTCCCAGGGGTATCACGTTAAGTCCCGGTATAAAAAGGGCTACCAAAAAAAGGACTGTTCCGAGGGTCCTGAGAAATCCCGGAAAGGCAGGGTGAGAAGACAGGTACACCAGTATTCCCATACCCTGTACCAGATACACAAACCCCCCTACCACAATCCCATTGCCTCCAACAATTTGGAGTATCGACACATTAAAAAAGGACCCCACTACTAAGAAAAGAAGCGAGAGGGACAGTAACCAGATAAACCCTGGGGGCACCGAAAAACGACCAATAAACACCGCACCCTTGGGGGATGAAGATCGATCAAAAAAACGGGCCAAAAAGTAGTTTACACTTACCAGTATCAGATGCCCTACCAGGGCTCCCCCATACAGTAATAGAGACCATATAAAGGTGGCTATTCCCTCTTTTTTTTCGACCAGGCTTCCCCCCAGGGAGACCTCACCATCGATCGTCGCCGTTTTTTCGTACAGCCTGAGAACCTCCTGAACCACCTGTTGAATAAGGCTTTGCTCTCCTTTCCCAGAAGAAACCTGGAGCAACCCAAGAAAAACCACCGAGCTAATCAGGGCTCCTCCCAGAAAGCGATACAAGGTGCGCACCGACATTCCCGGTAGCACCATCACCACAAAAGATGCCGAAAGAATCCCAAAATAGAGTAATTCCCAATAAACGGCCGTACTACCTATCGAAAGGGGAAATCCACCCTTCATACCTAAGGCTAGGTGCAACAGACAGGCCACTCCCCAGCTTATCCAACCTACCTTTGGAGAAAAGCGGTATGCCACCACCCCAAAAGGAAGAAGATAAAAGGGACTTAACAGGCCACTTCCCATCAAAAACAGAGAAAGCCCCGCTCCTACAATTGCAATCACCCCTCCGTGCACCACCTTCTGCAGGAAGGGCCGCCACTTTGTATTCATTACCCAGGGTCTCTTTGGCAGGGATTTCGCAAATCACCCCTGCCGTTTAATTATCTGATTAGTCCGCTACAAACGGGAGCAACGCTAAAATACGGGCCCGTTTAATGGCCGTAGAAAGCTCCCGCTGATGTTTTGCACAGGTACCAGTAATACGGCGGGGCAAAATCTTACCCCGTTCTGTGGTATACCGA contains:
- a CDS encoding YybS family protein, with protein sequence MNTKWRPFLQKVVHGGVIAIVGAGLSLFLMGSGLLSPFYLLPFGVVAYRFSPKVGWISWGVACLLHLALGMKGGFPLSIGSTAVYWELLYFGILSASFVVMVLPGMSVRTLYRFLGGALISSVVFLGLLQVSSGKGEQSLIQQVVQEVLRLYEKTATIDGEVSLGGSLVEKKEGIATFIWSLLLYGGALVGHLILVSVNYFLARFFDRSSSPKGAVFIGRFSVPPGFIWLLSLSLLFLVVGSFFNVSILQIVGGNGIVVGGFVYLVQGMGILVYLSSHPAFPGFLRTLGTVLFLVALFIPGLNVIPLGICIILGIAETWVPLRVPYTTGSSSTPGM
- the rpsR gene encoding 30S ribosomal protein S18, which encodes RYTTERGKILPRRITGTCAKHQRELSTAIKRARILALLPFVAD